In Vibrio bathopelagicus, the following are encoded in one genomic region:
- the sufD gene encoding Fe-S cluster assembly protein SufD has protein sequence MDGSLMKNKLSLLDSFQTLVQPNEWQNKQWSKLLGVGLPSSKHEDWKYTPFNRLEQLELIRAPAQPAANTPYNEFSLDIDAYRLVFVDGYFSARYSDWVPKVRVTPISALSPIETDELSRSIKPDAFTYITDATASCGVLIEVEANTQISKPIYLLHVNSGKQGDVSSYRNHIEVAEHSEINVIEHHVSQGDRGAVTLSRLTQHIGCGAHYHHTKIVEESSTQHHFGHNDITISAHASAHSCCMLYSGQLIRHQVSSVLAGEQGFVSMDSVSLPQSEEIFDTRTYLKHNAPHCVSEQNHKIIARELSKSVFDGMIYVDPVAQKTDGQMNTHSLILGDYAQVNSKPQLEIYADDVKCSHGATTGQIDPNQINYLRSRGIPKQRAEHMITSAFAIEVAERIKHPALRQYAIDKINASLNKESDHD, from the coding sequence TAAATTGCTTGGTGTCGGCCTCCCTTCTTCTAAACATGAAGACTGGAAATACACACCGTTCAACCGTTTAGAACAGCTTGAGCTAATAAGGGCACCAGCACAACCTGCAGCGAATACGCCATACAATGAATTCAGCTTGGACATTGACGCTTATCGACTCGTTTTCGTAGACGGATACTTCTCTGCAAGATACTCAGACTGGGTCCCAAAAGTACGAGTGACACCGATCAGTGCGCTGTCACCAATCGAAACCGACGAATTATCGCGTTCGATAAAGCCGGATGCTTTTACTTACATTACTGATGCCACCGCTTCGTGTGGCGTATTAATCGAAGTGGAAGCCAACACGCAGATTTCAAAGCCGATATACCTACTGCATGTTAATTCAGGCAAGCAAGGGGATGTATCGAGCTACAGAAACCACATTGAAGTTGCTGAACATTCGGAAATCAACGTCATCGAACACCATGTTTCTCAAGGTGACAGAGGCGCGGTTACGTTATCTCGTTTAACTCAGCATATTGGTTGCGGCGCACATTATCACCACACAAAGATAGTCGAAGAGTCCTCGACGCAACACCATTTTGGTCATAATGATATAACGATTAGTGCGCATGCGAGTGCCCACTCCTGTTGTATGCTCTATTCGGGTCAGCTTATCCGCCACCAGGTCAGTAGTGTACTCGCCGGAGAACAGGGCTTTGTGTCTATGGACAGCGTATCATTACCTCAATCTGAAGAGATCTTCGATACACGTACATACCTTAAACACAATGCTCCGCACTGTGTAAGTGAACAAAATCATAAAATTATCGCTCGTGAACTATCTAAATCTGTATTTGATGGAATGATTTACGTTGACCCTGTGGCACAAAAAACAGACGGGCAAATGAATACTCACAGTCTGATCCTCGGCGACTACGCTCAAGTGAATTCCAAACCACAATTAGAGATCTATGCCGACGACGTAAAGTGCAGTCACGGTGCTACCACCGGACAAATTGACCCAAATCAGATCAATTACTTACGCTCAAGAGGCATCCCAAAACAGCGTGCCGAACATATGATTACGTCAGCCTTTGCTATTGAAGTGGCCGAAAGAATCAAACATCCGGCACTAAGACAATATGCGATAGATAAAATAAACGCATCACTTAATAAAGAGAGCGACCATGATTGA